The following are from one region of the Corylus avellana chromosome ca1, CavTom2PMs-1.0 genome:
- the LOC132178129 gene encoding serine/threonine-protein kinase PBL27 — MGGCFPCCGSSNKEGSGVKEVAKKDSVKEGSAAQSHHVIRVSSDKSKSRGGSDPKKEPAIPKDGPTAHIAAQTFTFRELATATKNFRPECLLGEGGFGHVYKGRLESTGQVVAVKQLDRNGLQGNREFLVEVLMLSLLHHPNLVNLIGYCADGDQRLLVYEFMPLGSLEDHLHDLPQDKKPLDWNTRMKIAAGAAKGLEYLHDKANPPVIYRDLKSSNILLDEVYHPKLSDFGLAKLGPVGDKTHVSTRVMGTYGYCAPEYAMTGQLTLKSDVYSFGVVFLELITGRKAIDNTRAPGEHNLVAWARPLFKDRRKFPKMADPLLQGRYPMRGLYQALAVAAMCLQEQAATRPLIGDVVTALTYLASQTYDPNSAASQNNRVGPSTPRSRDERRSLGDGLDSPDQPGRGGWSGSPSAYKNSPDFRKRDARESSSGAALARIETGGGSGRKLGADELERHESQRDSPVSTGRARETPRNRDLDRERAVAEAKVWGENWREKKRANVMGSFDATNE, encoded by the exons ATGGGTGGGTGTTTTCCTTGTTGTGGATCATCCAACAAGGAGGGAAGTGGTGTGAAGGAAGTGGCCAAGAAGGATTCAGTTAAAGAAGGCTCAGCTGCTCAGTCTCACCATGTGATCAGAGTTAGTTCGG ACAAATCAAAATCGCGGGGTGGTTCAGATCCTAAAAAGGAACCTGCCATTCCGAAAGATGGACCAACAGCACATATTGCTGCACAAACATTTACATTTCGAGAACTTGCGACAGCAACAAAAAACTTTAGGCCAGAATGTTTACTAGGCGAAGGAGGGTTTGGACATGTTTATAAAGGTCGGTTGGAGAGCACAGGACAG GTAGTTGCTGTGAAACAGCTCGATAGGAATGGCCTTCAAGGAAATCGAGAATTTTTAGTGGAGGTTCTCATGCTTAGCCTCTTGCACCACCCAAACCTTGTCAACTTGATTGGTTATTGCGCCGACGGAGACCAACGCCTCCTTGTCTATGAGTTTATGCCATTGGGATCATTGGAGGATCATTTGCATG ATCTTCCACAGGACAAGAAGCCACTTGACTGGAATACGAGGATGAAGATCGCAGCAGGTGCAGCCAAGGGGTTGGAATATTTGCATGATAAAGCTAATCCTCCTGTGATATACAGAGACTTAAAATCATCCAACATCCTTCTTGATGAGGTCTATCATCCTAAGCTATCAGATTTTGGGCTTGCAAAACTGGGTCCTGTTGGTGATAAGACTCATGTGTCCACGCGTGTCATGGGGACATATGGTTATTGTGCTCCTGAATATGCTATGACAGGACAACTTACTTTGAAATCCGATGTCTACAGTTTTGGAGTTGTCTTTCTTGAACTTATAACAGGGCGCAAGGCAATTGATAATACCCGAGCTCCTGGAGAGCATAATCTTGTTGCATGG GCACGGCCACTATTCAAGGATCGTAGGAAATTTCCCAAAATGGCTGATCCACTACTGCAAGGCCGTTATCCAATGCGAGGACTTTACCAAGCGCTTGCAGTTGCAGCCATGTGTTTGCAGGAACAAGCTGCTACTAGGCCTCTAATAGGTGATGTTGTGACGGCTCTCACATATTTAGCCTCCCAAACCTATGACCCAAATTCAGCTGCTTCTCAAAATAACAGAGTTGGTCCATCCACTCCTAGGAGCAGGGATGAACGAAGAAGTTTGGGAGATGGGCTGGATAGCCCAGACCAGCCTGGACGAGGTGGGTGGAGTGGTTCCCCTTCTGCTTATAAAAATTCACCTGATTTCAGAAAGAGAGATGCAAGGGAATCGAGTAGTGGTGCAGCGTTAGCCAGGATTGAAACAGGTGGTGGTTCTGGGAGAAAATTGGGTGCGGATGAGTTAGAGCGACATGAATCTCAGAGGGATAGCCCTGTCAGTACCGGGAGAGCAAGGGAAACCCCTAGGAATCGTGATTTAGATAGAGAGCGAGCCGTGGCAGAAGCAAAAGTATGGGGTGAGAATTGGAGGGAGAAGAAGCGGGCAAATGTGATGGGTAGTTTCGATGCTACAAATGAGTAA